In one window of Maribacter sp. BPC-D8 DNA:
- a CDS encoding PAS domain-containing protein — MKTLAVDFLLKESPNAIAIVDTKLNFISYSNQWQEKFSLGEIDIIDKNLFDHTIETPNLFKVAVKNGIKGQEDINIGQKFILPDGKLQWLKWKIIPSTIEDHGFDGAIIFLDNITAVQKELELLHRAEEVARIGCWELDLINNTVHWTKTTKDIHEVEADFVPNLEEGINFYKEGVYRDKISYLISIAIAEGKPFDTELIIITAKNNEIWVCAKGEVEMLNGKAVRIIGTFQDIDERKKIELAHQEISERLKITTQTAKIGTWNYDLVEKELEWDNEMYRIFDLNENQFSGAFETWSSTIDETDKERILAATFDAIKGMKDFDEEYRIKLQNGSTRYIKGISKTIRDINGQPIKMTGANWDITELRSTEIELAKSTKLFAETFEHSAIGMALVSPELKWLKINKSLSHSLGYSEEELLKMTSMDITHPDDKPGSNSYKNKVVNYGSEHLQFQKRYFNKNGNIVHAIIGSTPVKDLNGKVSHVITQFLDITDRIEAQNKLEALVDVTKSQNESLTNFAHIVSHNLRSHSTNMTMLTTFLNKEEDEDERKNINRMITSATESLSETIAHLNDVVQVKTGALEKLQSISILNTLNQITQSINGLLEEQNAKLNIDIEKSHFVNAVPAYLESIFLNVLTNALKYRSIQRTPVIKIKSEIKGEDIVISFTDNGQGIDLDRHGNTIFGMYKTFHKHKDAKGIGLFITKNQVESMSGSISIESKVDEGTTIFIKLKKS, encoded by the coding sequence TTGAAAACATTAGCCGTTGACTTTCTTTTAAAAGAGTCCCCCAATGCAATTGCTATCGTGGATACTAAGTTAAACTTTATTAGTTACTCTAACCAGTGGCAAGAAAAATTTAGTTTAGGTGAAATCGATATCATCGACAAAAATTTATTTGATCATACAATTGAAACTCCTAACCTTTTTAAAGTTGCTGTAAAAAATGGCATAAAAGGACAAGAGGATATAAATATTGGACAAAAATTCATTTTACCAGATGGCAAGCTACAATGGCTAAAATGGAAAATTATACCTTCTACTATTGAAGATCATGGTTTTGACGGTGCCATTATATTTTTAGATAATATTACCGCCGTACAGAAAGAACTAGAGCTACTACATAGAGCTGAAGAAGTTGCCAGAATAGGATGCTGGGAACTAGACTTAATAAATAATACAGTACACTGGACAAAAACAACAAAAGACATTCACGAAGTGGAAGCTGATTTTGTTCCAAACTTAGAGGAAGGAATAAATTTTTATAAAGAAGGTGTTTACAGAGATAAAATTTCTTACTTAATTAGTATCGCAATTGCTGAAGGAAAACCTTTTGACACAGAACTAATTATTATCACTGCCAAAAACAATGAAATTTGGGTATGTGCAAAAGGGGAGGTTGAAATGCTAAACGGAAAAGCGGTTAGAATTATTGGCACTTTTCAAGATATAGACGAGCGAAAGAAAATTGAGTTAGCCCATCAAGAAATCTCCGAACGATTAAAAATTACCACCCAAACTGCAAAAATTGGAACTTGGAACTATGATCTCGTTGAAAAAGAGTTAGAATGGGATAATGAAATGTACCGAATTTTTGATTTAAATGAAAATCAATTTTCAGGAGCTTTTGAAACCTGGTCATCTACCATAGATGAAACCGATAAAGAAAGAATATTAGCCGCCACCTTTGATGCTATAAAGGGTATGAAAGATTTTGACGAAGAATACAGAATAAAACTTCAAAATGGATCCACTAGATATATTAAAGGAATTTCCAAAACTATTAGAGATATAAACGGGCAACCTATTAAAATGACAGGTGCTAATTGGGATATTACAGAACTTCGTAGTACCGAAATTGAATTAGCCAAAAGTACTAAGTTATTTGCTGAAACTTTTGAACACTCTGCTATTGGTATGGCACTGGTAAGTCCAGAACTTAAATGGTTAAAAATAAACAAAAGCTTATCGCATAGTTTAGGATATTCTGAAGAAGAGTTATTAAAAATGACCTCGATGGATATTACTCACCCAGATGATAAACCAGGCAGTAATTCTTATAAAAACAAAGTAGTTAATTACGGCTCTGAGCATTTACAGTTTCAGAAAAGATATTTTAATAAAAACGGAAATATAGTACATGCTATAATTGGATCAACCCCTGTAAAAGATTTGAATGGTAAAGTAAGTCATGTTATCACTCAATTTTTAGACATTACTGATAGAATTGAAGCACAAAACAAATTAGAAGCATTGGTAGATGTTACCAAAAGCCAGAATGAAAGTTTAACTAATTTCGCCCATATCGTTTCGCATAACCTTCGTTCGCATTCTACCAATATGACGATGCTTACCACATTTTTGAATAAAGAAGAAGATGAAGACGAGCGAAAGAATATAAATCGAATGATTACCAGCGCTACCGAAAGTTTATCTGAAACTATTGCGCATTTAAACGATGTTGTTCAGGTTAAAACCGGAGCTCTTGAAAAATTACAAAGTATTAGCATACTTAATACTTTAAACCAAATTACTCAAAGTATCAATGGTTTATTAGAAGAACAAAATGCCAAGCTTAACATTGATATTGAAAAATCTCATTTTGTAAATGCAGTACCAGCATATTTAGAAAGTATTTTCTTAAATGTACTTACAAATGCCCTAAAATATCGCTCAATACAACGCACACCTGTTATAAAAATAAAATCTGAAATTAAAGGAGAAGACATTGTAATTTCATTCACAGACAACGGTCAAGGAATAGACTTAGATCGACATGGCAATACTATTTTCGGTATGTATAAAACTTTTCATAAGCATAAAGATGCTAAAGGAATTGGACTGTTCATTACCAAAAATCAAGTCGAGTCAATGAGTGGTAGTATTAGTATAGAAAGTAAAGTAGACGAAGGCACAACCATTTTCATCAAACTTAAAAAGAGCTAA
- a CDS encoding ComF family protein: MKNRISNILKDVTNILLPISCFGCNARLYRGEVLLCTSCRHQLPLTEYTFNDENAVDRIFYGRINIKKANSFLFFTEIGIVKNLIHFLKYKNQEGIGIFLGDWHGQILKQQGHLPKIDYVIPVPLHRKKLKKRGYNQVALFAKQIALHIDANYTDDILIKTANTKTQTKKNRLNRWYDNRSLYEIKNGEKLINKTILLVDDVITTGATMEICANTFKDIEGVEIYISSMAVVP, from the coding sequence ATGAAAAACAGAATTTCAAATATACTAAAGGATGTTACGAACATACTCTTACCCATATCATGTTTTGGATGTAATGCACGATTATATAGAGGAGAGGTTCTTCTCTGTACATCTTGCCGACACCAATTACCACTTACCGAGTACACCTTTAACGATGAAAATGCAGTTGACCGTATTTTTTATGGTCGAATTAACATAAAAAAAGCAAACTCATTCTTATTCTTTACCGAAATTGGAATCGTAAAAAACCTTATTCACTTCTTAAAATATAAAAACCAAGAAGGTATAGGTATATTTTTAGGCGATTGGCATGGTCAAATTTTGAAGCAACAAGGTCATTTGCCAAAAATCGACTATGTAATTCCCGTTCCCTTACACAGAAAGAAACTTAAGAAGAGAGGTTATAACCAAGTGGCACTATTTGCAAAACAAATTGCACTTCACATTGATGCAAACTATACAGATGATATTTTGATAAAAACTGCAAATACTAAAACACAAACCAAGAAAAATAGACTAAACAGATGGTATGACAACCGGTCGTTATATGAAATCAAAAATGGAGAAAAATTAATAAACAAAACCATATTGTTGGTTGACGATGTTATTACTACCGGTGCTACTATGGAAATTTGTGCAAACACCTTCAAAGATATTGAAGGTGTTGAAATTTACATATCAAGTATGGCAGTTGTTCCATAG
- a CDS encoding amidohydrolase, protein MKEEQNGRLKIALIQSTLHWEDPHTNREMFGAKIDQIDEPVDLIVLPEMFTTGFTMSPDNIEKKEGLTTLDWMKKMAANKNSAVVGSVVFHDNDKYYNRLLFVRPNGEYEKYDKRHTFTLAGEHEKYTAGTERLIIDYKGFAICPLVCYDLRFPVWSRNTENFDVLIYTANWPTPRINSWDALLKARAIENMVYCVGVNRIGEDKVGHQYPGHSSVYDPLGELVSLSEKEETIIIELVKDEIDLVRNKLRFLNDRDDFNLSN, encoded by the coding sequence ATGAAAGAGGAGCAAAACGGTCGTTTAAAAATAGCACTTATACAATCTACTTTACATTGGGAGGATCCACATACCAATAGAGAAATGTTCGGCGCCAAAATCGATCAAATCGATGAACCTGTTGATTTAATAGTTTTGCCAGAAATGTTTACCACAGGCTTTACAATGTCACCTGATAATATTGAAAAAAAAGAAGGTTTGACAACCCTAGATTGGATGAAGAAAATGGCTGCCAATAAAAATAGTGCAGTAGTTGGTAGTGTCGTATTTCATGATAATGACAAATATTATAATAGACTCTTATTTGTAAGACCAAATGGCGAATATGAAAAGTATGATAAGCGACATACATTTACTTTAGCTGGTGAACATGAAAAATATACTGCAGGTACAGAAAGACTAATAATAGACTACAAAGGTTTTGCCATCTGCCCATTAGTATGTTATGATCTTCGTTTTCCGGTATGGAGTAGAAACACAGAAAATTTTGATGTTTTAATATATACAGCAAATTGGCCTACGCCAAGAATTAATTCTTGGGATGCACTTTTAAAAGCAAGAGCCATCGAGAATATGGTGTATTGTGTTGGGGTAAATCGTATAGGTGAAGACAAAGTAGGACATCAGTACCCGGGGCATTCTAGCGTATATGACCCACTCGGAGAATTGGTTTCACTTTCTGAGAAAGAAGAAACAATTATTATTGAATTAGTAAAAGATGAAATCGACCTAGTGCGAAATAAGCTCCGTTTTTTAAATGACCGCGATGATTTTAATCTATCAAATTAA
- a CDS encoding ankyrin repeat domain-containing protein — protein MNEVFFKEIREGSFNEVKAMLEKNPILVNSKDVRGSTPLILATYYDEMEIATLLLDKGAKIDAVDASGNTALMGVCFKGFTDLAKLLIDKKAQLNERNAMGATCLIYAAQFNRLEIAKLLIANGADKTIKDNRGNSALDHAKTQGLSAFIDLLE, from the coding sequence ATGAACGAGGTTTTTTTTAAAGAGATAAGAGAAGGTAGCTTTAATGAGGTTAAAGCTATGTTAGAGAAGAATCCTATACTCGTCAACAGTAAAGATGTTAGAGGTTCAACACCTTTAATTTTGGCTACTTATTATGATGAAATGGAAATTGCAACGCTACTATTAGACAAAGGAGCAAAAATCGATGCTGTAGATGCATCTGGTAACACAGCCTTAATGGGTGTTTGCTTCAAAGGCTTTACCGATCTTGCAAAATTATTGATAGATAAGAAGGCACAACTTAATGAGCGTAATGCTATGGGGGCAACTTGCCTAATTTATGCTGCACAATTTAATCGTTTAGAAATCGCAAAATTATTAATAGCGAATGGCGCAGATAAAACAATAAAAGATAATAGGGGCAACAGTGCATTAGATCATGCTAAAACTCAAGGTTTGAGCGCTTTTATTGATTTGTTGGAGTAA
- a CDS encoding Ig-like domain-containing protein has product MSRKILGFIFVFIIVLVSYQCAQRGTPTGGPKDITPPELTRAEPPNLTTNFTGQKIRLYFDELVKLKDIQKQLIISPPLKNAPVLSPIGNANKYVEITIKDTLEPNTTYTFNFGQGIVDNNEENPKSFFTYVFSTGDYIDSLELTGVVKDAFNKNADDFVSVMLYKIDTSYTDSTVYKRPPNYITNTLDSAVIFKLNNLKEGKYALFGIKDATGNNLFDQKTDKIGFVRDTINLPTDSIYLLNLFKEIPDYSIAVPSMEASNRISFGYYGDGTDISIETITEIPDTVRTKISKEREKDTLNFWFTPYEMDSLLFVITNESLITKDTFKVKNRKVEFDSLKISMSQNGNIEMDKPINLLSNTPLVSFDSTKIKLMDKDSVEIAYKLKLDTLENLLNFNFKIDPDQSYRMELIPGAVTDFFETSNDSVAYSFRTKSIADYGNLTLNLNGSSIVYPIIVQLTNEKGDLQREIYATEPQAYVFDNLNPGKYQARVIFDMNGNGKWDTGSFLEHRQPEKISYYPTLIELRANWEKIETFNLID; this is encoded by the coding sequence ATGAGCAGAAAAATTTTAGGTTTTATATTTGTTTTTATCATCGTATTGGTGTCATACCAATGCGCACAAAGGGGCACACCTACCGGTGGACCAAAAGACATAACTCCACCAGAATTAACAAGGGCAGAGCCACCAAATTTAACAACCAACTTTACTGGGCAAAAGATTAGATTGTATTTTGATGAATTAGTGAAGCTAAAAGATATTCAAAAGCAGCTTATAATTTCTCCCCCTTTAAAAAATGCTCCTGTACTTTCACCTATTGGTAATGCTAACAAATACGTAGAAATTACTATTAAAGACACGCTCGAACCAAATACAACCTATACTTTTAATTTCGGTCAAGGTATTGTCGACAACAACGAAGAAAACCCAAAATCTTTTTTTACCTATGTTTTCTCTACTGGCGATTATATCGATTCATTAGAATTAACAGGCGTAGTTAAAGATGCATTCAATAAAAATGCCGATGATTTTGTCAGCGTAATGCTTTATAAAATTGACACTAGTTATACAGACTCTACCGTTTACAAGAGACCACCAAACTATATTACCAATACGCTAGACAGCGCAGTTATATTTAAACTTAATAATTTAAAGGAAGGCAAATATGCCTTATTTGGTATTAAAGATGCCACAGGCAATAATTTATTCGATCAAAAAACCGATAAAATAGGTTTTGTACGTGATACTATAAACTTACCTACAGATTCTATCTATTTATTGAATCTATTTAAAGAAATACCCGATTACAGCATAGCCGTACCCAGTATGGAAGCTAGTAATAGAATTAGCTTTGGCTATTATGGAGATGGAACCGACATATCAATTGAAACCATTACCGAAATACCCGATACAGTTAGAACGAAGATTAGTAAAGAAAGAGAAAAAGACACATTGAATTTCTGGTTTACACCTTATGAAATGGACTCTCTCCTTTTTGTAATTACTAATGAATCTTTAATTACAAAAGATACGTTTAAAGTTAAAAACAGAAAAGTTGAGTTTGACTCCTTAAAAATTTCGATGAGTCAAAATGGAAATATTGAAATGGATAAGCCTATAAATCTCTTAAGTAATACTCCACTAGTTAGTTTCGATAGCACCAAAATTAAATTGATGGATAAAGATTCTGTTGAAATTGCTTATAAATTAAAGCTCGATACCTTAGAAAATTTATTGAATTTTAACTTTAAGATTGACCCCGACCAAAGCTATAGAATGGAACTTATACCTGGTGCGGTAACCGACTTTTTCGAAACATCTAATGATTCGGTCGCTTATTCTTTTCGAACAAAGAGCATTGCAGATTATGGCAACTTAACTTTAAATCTAAATGGCAGCTCAATCGTTTACCCGATAATTGTTCAGCTTACCAACGAAAAAGGAGATTTACAACGAGAAATTTACGCTACTGAGCCACAGGCGTATGTCTTTGATAATTTAAATCCTGGTAAATACCAAGCTAGAGTCATATTCGACATGAACGGTAATGGAAAATGGGATACAGGCAGTTTTTTAGAACATAGACAACCTGAAAAAATAAGCTACTACCCTACGCTAATAGAATTACGCGCTAATTGGGAAAAAATAGAGACCTTTAATTTGATAGATTAA